The Afipia massiliensis genome has a segment encoding these proteins:
- a CDS encoding Bug family tripartite tricarboxylate transporter substrate binding protein, producing MRKILIAISMVMGLGQATAADFPTRPIRLIVHFPAGSSTDVIARTFGESVSKKLGQQIIIDNKPGADGSIAANELKRSAADGYTIMLATNSAMSGVPATRKTPPYDVTTDFTPITEIGRYNFFLYVSKDVPAKNLKELIAYAKANPGKLAYGSGNITGRLAFASVVAANNLDVTPVPYKGEPPAITDLITGRIQAMVATSGTGLPQVKDGKILALATILEKRSAAAPDVPTIAEAGFPDFKIEPWAGLFGPPNMPRDIVALLNNAFKEAMSDPAVKQRMAEQDFTLTPSTPEDLGALVKRQLDIHRKMVSVAGIEIIE from the coding sequence TTGCGGAAGATTTTGATCGCGATTTCTATGGTTATGGGCCTCGGCCAAGCCACGGCCGCCGACTTTCCCACCCGCCCCATCCGGCTCATTGTCCACTTCCCGGCCGGTTCCTCCACCGACGTGATCGCGCGCACGTTCGGCGAGTCCGTCTCAAAGAAACTCGGCCAGCAGATCATCATCGACAACAAGCCCGGAGCAGACGGTTCGATCGCCGCAAACGAGCTGAAGCGCAGCGCGGCGGATGGCTATACCATCATGCTCGCGACCAACAGCGCGATGTCCGGGGTGCCTGCGACGCGCAAGACGCCGCCCTACGACGTCACCACCGATTTCACACCGATCACCGAGATCGGCCGCTACAATTTCTTCCTCTACGTCAGCAAGGACGTTCCGGCGAAGAACCTGAAAGAACTGATCGCTTACGCCAAGGCGAACCCGGGCAAGCTCGCCTATGGCTCGGGCAACATCACGGGCCGTCTGGCTTTTGCGTCGGTTGTCGCTGCGAACAATCTCGATGTGACGCCCGTCCCCTACAAGGGCGAGCCGCCTGCCATCACCGACCTGATCACCGGCCGTATCCAGGCGATGGTCGCAACCTCCGGCACCGGCCTCCCGCAGGTGAAGGACGGAAAGATCCTGGCACTGGCGACCATTCTCGAAAAGCGCAGCGCCGCCGCGCCGGACGTGCCGACCATCGCCGAAGCGGGCTTTCCGGATTTCAAGATCGAGCCCTGGGCAGGCCTGTTCGGTCCGCCGAATATGCCGCGCGACATCGTTGCCTTGCTGAACAACGCCTTCAAAGAAGCCATGTCCGATCCCGCCGTGAAGCAGCGGATGGCCGAGCAGGATTTTACGCTGACGCCATCAACGCCGGAAGACCTCGGTGCACTTGTGAAGCGGCAGCTCGACATCCACCGCAAGATGGTCTCAGTCGCCGGTATCGAGATCATCGAGTGA
- a CDS encoding group III truncated hemoglobin: MTDQTTPAIHTFHPDLTEQKIAQLVATFYGRARADDVIGPIFNAAVKDWDHHIAQISDFWSSMLLKTGRYEGRPMRPHLMLPIKGEHFDRWLQLFEKTAREIFQSDVAEAFVIRARRIADSFEMGIATTRGEIARPRHSV; encoded by the coding sequence ATGACCGATCAGACTACTCCCGCCATTCATACCTTCCATCCCGACCTGACCGAACAGAAGATCGCCCAACTTGTGGCGACATTCTACGGCCGCGCCCGCGCCGACGATGTCATCGGGCCGATCTTCAACGCGGCGGTGAAGGACTGGGACCATCATATCGCGCAGATCAGCGATTTCTGGTCGTCGATGCTGCTCAAGACCGGCCGTTACGAAGGCCGCCCCATGCGCCCGCACCTGATGCTACCGATCAAGGGCGAACACTTCGACCGCTGGCTTCAGCTCTTCGAAAAGACCGCGCGCGAAATCTTCCAGAGCGATGTGGCTGAGGCCTTCGTCATCCGCGCCCGCCGCATCGCCGACAGTTTCGAGATGGGCATCGCCACCACGCGCGGCGAGATCGCAAGGCCGAGGCACAGCGTGTAA